One window from the genome of Eucalyptus grandis isolate ANBG69807.140 chromosome 7, ASM1654582v1, whole genome shotgun sequence encodes:
- the LOC120296061 gene encoding acetyl-CoA-benzylalcohol acetyltransferase-like: MNVEVQWKKLVKPSVPTPNNRQKLKLSSVDEIQMPNYTGIIFSYRDNAENHRVDIPQRLGQMEESLFKTPQLFYPMARRYVEDDGCFIECNDPGVEFIHAKVDGQMDKLLHGDPDMDLLDHLSTFPTNVVGNSLVAIQVKTFECGRLVIGLRFTRKIGDISTMAMFIHSWAAACRGP, from the coding sequence ATGAACGTGGAAGTACAATGGAAGAAGTTGGTCAAGCCGTCGGTACCGACGCCAAACAACCGGCAAAAATTGAAGCTCTCATCAGTGGATGAGATTCAAATGCCAAATTATACGGGCATTATCTTCTCCTATAGAGATAATGCTGAGAATCACAGAGTTGATATTCCTCAGAGGCTTGGCCAAATGGAGGAGTCACTGTTCAAAACCCCACAGCTCTTTTATCCTATGGCACGGAGATATGTCGAGGACGATGGCTGTTTCATCGAGTGCAATGACCCTGGAGTCGAGTTCATCCACGCCAAAGTGGATGGCCAAATGGACAAGCTTCTCCATGGAGACCCCGACATGGATTTGCTTGATCATTTGTCGACATTCCCGACCAACGTGGTGGGCAATTCGTTAGTCGCGATTCAAGTGAAAACGTTCGAGTGTGGTAGATTAGTGATTGGCCTGCGCTTTACACGCAAGATTGGCGACATCTCCACCATGGCCATGTTCATTCATTCGTGGGCAGCCGCTTGCCGAGGACCATAG
- the LOC104455395 gene encoding acetyl-CoA-benzylalcohol acetyltransferase: protein MDLLEYLSQFPNNLVGNPLVVIQVNTFECGGIAIGLRSTHRISDVCTIAIFINSWATACRGNVDVTVCPSFELSSLFPMKVSAVANWPPPRSTGSKEFTVSRFRFSGDAISKLRALARDDAKDSMPNNFQPSRVEVVSALISKALVKIDRCGQGDERPIAVYMTFNLRDKVKLKIPANSCGNFFSVISGRSDQPAASKRNRSSMRW from the coding sequence ATGGATTTGCTCGAATATTTGTCGCAATTCCCGAACAACCTAGTAGGCAATCCACTAGTGGTGATTCAAGTGAATACGTTCGAGTGCGGCGGAATAGCAATTGGCTTGCGCTCTACACACAGGATCAGCGACGTGTGCACCATAGCCATATTCATTAATTCGTGGGCCACCGCTTGCCGAGGTAATGTAGATGTTACAGTCTGTCCAAGTTTCGAGTTGTCGTCTCTATTCCCAATGAAAGTGTCGGCCGTTGCGAATTGGCCTCCGCCACGGAGTACTGGCAGCAAGGAATTCACGGTGTCTAGGTTCAGGTTCAGCGGTGATGCTATATCGAAGCTGAGAGCCCTAGCAAGGGATGATGCAAAGGATTCAATGCCCAACAACTTCCAGCCTTCGAGGGTGGAGGTTGTTTCGGCACTAATAAGTAAGGCTCTCGTCAAGATTGATCGATGTGGACAGGGCGATGAAAGGCCTATCGCAGTTTATATGACGTTTAACTTGCGCGATAAAGTCAAACTAAAGATACCCGCAAATTCTTGTGGCAATTTCTTCAGCGTGATTTCTGGGCGCTCCGATCAACCCGCGGCCAGCAAAAGGAACCGGAGTTCAATGAGATGGTGA